A window of Quercus robur chromosome 12, dhQueRobu3.1, whole genome shotgun sequence genomic DNA:
TGAGGTGCTACCACTTATAGCCATAGGATACATCAAAGCAATAAGCATGCAGTACATTTATATCGGTTTGACTGTACTAATCTGCACATATATTGAGGTTTGGTACTCTTTTTAACATAAGTGTCATTACACTACTTCAGAAAAAATTAAGTGTAACTAGGATAATGActataaacattttttattcCCAAATCCCAGCATAAACTTGCAAATGGCCTTAGGCTCAACCACAACATTTAAATATCAATGAGTCATGCATGCATAAATGTATGCAAGCACTTAGCAAATATACTGCATATGCATGTACAAAGGCCGCAAAAATTCCCCCtcccaaaaaatttataaaaaaaacaaaaaaaagtaattttaccAGAATTTTTCAATgcccaaaaagaataaaaataaccCTGAATGTGCTGCATCCATAGCATGTTTTACTTTAGAACCAGTGTGAGATTAACCAAAGACAAGATAATTAACATGGAAAAGACAAGATCATAAATAGATAAGTGTACGCAAAATATACTAAGACAAATAGATAAGCCCAAATGATACCTTTTTATCTGAAATTCTGGATATAGCACCATCAGATACAGTGAAAAGAGGTGCAACAACTAGCTTAGCTTTGTCTGCTTTCAGAAATGACTCAACACCAACCTCCAGATTGTGCAAAAATTCCAAGTCCTTGGAGAAAACATCACCTTGTAAATTCTTAACATCATGAAAGCCCTTTCTGAGTTGGTTCAGAATAGACTTTATCCGCATAAATTCAGATAATTGGTTCTTTCTTTCCTCAGAACGAACATCAGATAACTTTTCAAGCCGTGAAATAGCTTCAAGTTTGGCAGCCTCAGTCAAATCCCTTTCCTTAGTAAGTTCAGCAACTTCATTTGCAGCTTTTGCTAGCTCCTCTTGAAGAACATCATTTCTGTCTTGAACCTCATTCAGCTCAGCAAGGAGCAGCTCTGCTGCTCTTTTAGATTTCCTCGACTGCTGCTCTGAAGAAGCAACAGCTGCGTCTAAATCAGAGACTAGTTTTCCAAGTTGTTCCAACCTCTCCACTGGATCACCACTGTTGTTGACTTCACCACCAACATCAATGCcatttaaaatattcaaaatcatGCTCAACATATGTTCTTTCTCTTGTAAATAGTGCTCAGTTTCTGTTAAATGATTCCTCAATAACAAACGCTCAGATTCTAGGGCTTCTACCCTTTCTGGGTAAGCAGATAAGTCCCTGAACTTCTGTTCATACTCTGCAAGAGCATTTTCCCAGTGGGTAATCTGAGATTTCAAAAGTTCCACCTCAGTATTCTTCTCTTCAATGGTTTGCTTCAGACTGTCCCGCTGTTGCACCAGTGACTTCCCTTTTCTAACTGCAACATTTAACTTCTCTCTCACAGAAGCAGACTTCTGCTCCTCCTGACTAAGTAGCTCTTGCAACTCCTCTTTTCTTCTACCAAGAGCTTCTACTTCACAAATCAAACTTTGCTGCTTCTCCATATATCTATCTCTTTCCTCCGTCACATGCATCAGCTCACGCATAGCCTCCTCCAGTTCTTTATTCGGAACAGCTATATCCAGTTCCCTGGAATCATGTGAATTTATGCTTCTTGCTTCATCAAGAGTAATATTAGAATTTTTAGCATGGTCTGTATCAGCCACATCCCCAAGCACAGGATTCATTGAAGAAAGATTTGTGTAATTTTCTATAAGCTTCCTCAGTAATTCCTCCAGGCAATGGATACTACCAGTTCCAGAAACCAGATCTTTTGTTCCAGACTCTTGCAACGCATCGCTAACCAAATCCTGCAATCTTCTGATTTCACCTTCAATGCTGACAATTCGTTCCTCATTCCCAAGCTGATCAACCAATTTATCCTTCAAACCCGTAACTTCATGCTGCAGCTTTTCATTCTCAAGTTTGAACTCAACTGTCTCTGCTGAAAGTTTTTCGTGTTCATGAGCCAGTATCTCAAATCTTTCAGAAAGGTGCTCTCTCTCTTGAGTAACTGCCTGGAGGTCTGCCTCAATTGTCTTTGCTGAGAGTTTTTCATGTTCATGAGCCAGTATCTCGAATCTTTCAGAAAGGTGCTCTCTCTCTTGGGTAACTGCCTGGAGGTCTGCCTCAAGGCCAGATGTTCTCCTTTGTGACTCTTCCAAATCAGCACTTAGTGatccacaataattttcaaaattatcaatCTTCTCCCGGAAAGAATTTCTCTCATGCTGAGCCTCCAAAAGCGCTTTTCCTAACCATTCGATCCTATCCTCTGGTTCCGCGGACCGAAACTGCGAAGGCATATCAATATCAATCCTGTCCAAAAGTTCTTCGAATCTCTGTACCAAGTTGTTCCTTTCCATTAACGATTGTTcgagcatttcattttgttcaGCCAACCCATAAAACCTATTTTGAAGTTCCTCCAACTTTCTTCTCAAATCGTCCCCTGAATTTGAGCTTGGCTGTACATCGTCTCTCCAAGCATCTATACCAACAAAACCAGCATCAGAATATGAACCTCCTCCTGCAGAACTCTTCTGATCCCAATCAGTCAAAGGCACAGAGTTTCCAGTTGCTGACCTCGCCAACCAATCAATCTTTTCAATTATATCTCTTGAATGAAAATGCTCTGGCAGATCAAGGTCTTCCAAAATCTCTTCTATTCTTTGAAGGACAGAATCTTTAAGAAGGAATGATTCTCTTAAACTAGTGGCTGAGTTGCGAATGTATGAAAGCTCAGATTCCAGAGCTTCCACACGCTCACCTGCCTCCGAGTAGGTCTTAAGTTTTGTTTCAACTTCTTGAAGCTTGGTGTCTTTCAACTGCAGCTCTTGCAAGCATCTCTCCAGTTCACTAGAAGTCTCTGCCAGAGACTGCTTGAGACCATCTCGCTGCACAACCAAGCCTTTCCCCTTGGCAACAGCTATGCCAAGTTTCTCTCTAATAGAAGATACTCGCTGATCTGACTGTTCAAGTTCACTTATTTTCTCTTGTAATTCAGAACGTGTGGCAATAAAAGCTTCCTCTGCCAGGCGTAAACTGTCCCTGAGAATAGGGATTTCATTTTCATGCTCAAAGGTCAAGGCTTCTAACTGATGTATCTTATCCTGCAATTCAGTCAACTCCATCATCTTATATCCAAACTGTTCTCTAGACAAGCCAACTTGCACATCAGCCTCCTTAAATTTCTGAACAAGAACAGACACCAAAAACTCCAAACGCAAAGCAGGTGTTGCATCCAAGTTAATCTCAGCTTCATCCAATTTTAACACATCTTCAACATCTTCAATTAACTTATGAATAGCATTTAAATTCAGGCATCTCCTGTTCATTTCCTCAAATTCTTCTGCTCGATTAATCAACTCTGCGGTGAGTTTACTGTTAACAGACTTGAGTTGCAGCTTCTCATCCAGAGAATTCTCCAGCTGGTCCAGGAGGGTCTTGTATTCACTATAATCTAAGGGATCAAGCAGTTTCTCAATTTGTacatttttctcactttcttccACAGATCCACATGAACTTATCACAAGTTCCCAAAGTTTACCATGCATCCTACTCAATATACCAATAGCCAATTCATTTTTTCCATGCAAATCACCACTTTTCTCATTCGCCTCTTTGTATAAAGTACAGATTGCTTCATGGTCAGTTTGAGCAGCTTGGAGTTTCCCCTGCAGAGCCTCAATCAATTCATTGGCAACATTAACAGAAGCAGCAACACGGCTGCTTATATCCAAGCCATTGTGAGTACCAGTTGAGATGGTTGAGGTGAAATCTTCCCCAATTGATTTATCAAGCTTCCCAACAGCATCAAGAATCTGAGTAACAGTAGAATTCCAATCTTGCTCAAGAATCAATACCCTCTCATCCGCTTCCTTCTGCAAATTTTCTAATTGACTGCCAATTACAGAAGCTATCTCATTTGAACTATGCTGAAAATCATACAATTGACTCTGCAATTCACTAATTCTTGATTGGTAACCTCGTAGTTTTCCACCAAGCTTGCTGTTTTCTGCTCTGAGATTAATGTCATGTTGCTTCAAGGATTCATAGAGAACCTCAAGCTCACCATTCTTTGCCTCAACGTCACCAACATGTTCCTTTAAAGCTTCACATAGAACCCCAAGCTCTATGTTGGCAGCTTCCAAATTGTTACTGTGTTCCTTCAAAGCTTCATGTTCATCCCTGAGCTCCTCGAACATGGCATTAGCAATTTTCCTACCATCGCGTTCCCCCTTGAGCAGTATACTGGCATCCTCAGCACCCACCCCCAGCTGCTTAAGCAATGCCCTCAAATTTCCGGTTTGCTCTTTTGTTACTGTGAATAGATCTTCTGGAGATTGATTTTCAGTCAAAGCCCTTTCCTCTTCCTCTTGTTCATCAAGTTGCACCTTCGACTCAAAGGCTTGAATCAGTTTTGAAACCCCAGGTGCAGCAACTTTACCAGCTGACCTGCTCAAAAATGCTGAATGAGAATGCATCCCTTCAATTGCCTTTTCAagtttctgcaaaattttctcTGCCTCCTCTAAGTGTCCCTTCAAGGCAACAAACCCAAAAGAATCATCAAAGACTACCTGTTCAGGCAGCTCGAGTGGTGGTTCTACAGCAAGGCCATCAGATAAGGGCGTCTCCAATACAGGAGAATAAACTTCACTATCTTGCTTCCCAAGAATCTTGTGAGAATCTTCATAATCTGCTCCACTTTCATGGCCTCTACTTCGTACTTCCAGACTGACTTCATTCCCAGCTTCCCCAACTTGACAGGCTATTTGGGTTTGCTGGCTATCAATCTCTCCTATTTTAGCTTTAAGAGTGTCCAGACTGCTATGAAGATAAATATTTTCCCCAGTGACTTGTTCAAGGCGCATAGTCACTTCCTTCAGGTCAACTTCAACCTTCATTCGTTCCCCATGGTCTGTAGACAACCGTTCCTGAAGAGCAAGAAGCTCAGTATTAAGCCtctcattctcaagaaaaagaTGCTCCTTCTCCTCTTCAAGCTTGCTTCTTTGTTGTGTTTCCAAAGCAAGACTCCCACTTAAATTTCCATTTTCTTCCTGTAAAGCTGCAACCAAAGCCTTACAGTCGGCCAATTCTATTGATTGTTTCTCCTTCTCATGGGACAGATGCTTCTTATCCTCTTCAAGCTTCTTTCTCTCATCCATCACTGAAGCAAGACTCTCATTTAAGCTAGAACTTTCAACCTGTAAAGCTGCCATCAAACTCTTGCTGTCAGCTAATTCAATTAACAGCTTCCCATTCTCACGGAATAGAAACTCCTTTTCATCCACAAGTTTGTTTCTCTCTTCATTCACAGAAGAAATGGTCCCctctaaattattattttccacCTGTAAAGCTGCTACCAAACTCTTGCAGTCAGCCAACTCTGTTAAGCGGATCAGCAAGTCCCCTTCTGACCTTTCCAGACTATTCTGCAACTCACATGCTCTAGCAGAAAATTCCTCAACCTCCGCCTTTGCTATAAGGAATTGGTCTTGGAGCTCCTCCCTCCTGGTAGTTACAAACTGGAGTTCAGATCTGCATTGTGCAAGCTCTTCAACAAGGAATTGATTCTTCTCACGAACTTCATTGAGTGAAGCATTGAGTAGAGATAATTCATCAACCAACTGACGCTGCTGGTGATCTAACCCCATCTGTAGTTCAGACTGTTCAGCAAGTTGCAAGTGAAAGATATCTTTAGTAAAATATGTGAGATATAATTCTTCTTTGAGTCTCTCCAATAAATCTGTAAAGCCATACTCTGCAAAAGTAAAACTCCCACTCCCCAATTCTGCATTAGTAATTGATTCTCTTGACTTGAGCAGAAACCTAAATTCTTCTTCATTAAGACCCCTTATCAACTCTGCAAGCTGCAAAAGACTGGTTGCACTCATGTCTGCAACAGGAGAAACAGTCCATCCTCCAGCCAAACTTGCCATTTTCTTTTCAGGTCTTTCAAGGCTTTCACCCTCAGGCATAAAAGATTCATCAGGCATATACTGCTGATTGTACCCCTCTGCAGCTGTCCTATTGTCCAAATCAGTCTGAACCTTTTCTTCCCTGCCTTTTCCATAGTCACCAGACTGAAAAGTCATGTTTGAGTTTTCTCCGTAAGATGAATCTGGTGCTATTTCTAGTCTCTGCCAATTTGTCATGGAAGGATTAACAGCTGAAATCCTGTCGGCTTCTTGTAAAGTCGAAACAGAAGCTGAAAACCCATCTGACAAGAGTGTACCATCAGATGCAGATACTTCACCTGGCTCACCAGTTTGCTCTGCTTCACAGTATGTCTCCTCCATACTAGTCTCTACTGAAGCTATCCTTGAAAGAGTTTCAGCACTTTCACCATGCTCATACAAAGGAAGCTGCCTGTCTCCTTCAAGCTCTATTTCACTGCTGCGATCAGATTGCTTTGAGTCCAAACCATCAGCTTCCTGCATTGCCCCTACCCAGCAACAAATGAGATATAATTATACATCAAATCCACACATTATCTTCCCTAACCAGCCCAACATATTTCTCGGATATTCCTAAATGATTAAGAATTAAGTATCAAGTGAAGGAGAGGACAACCTACATCTGTTACCTGATCTTCCCTCGACTGCATCGAGGATGTATCAGGCTCACTAATCCCTGTCGAATGCGATAATGATGATTCAATAGTTTCCAAATCTGAACCATCATGAGGTGCAATTTCCCTTTCAGTAACCTGGGACGACACAGTTGGTACTGGGGTAGTGGATGATTCATCAGCATCAGCTTCATGCTGGTCAGATTTACTGGATTTTTTTGAGGATTTTCCATGGCTAGCACTGCCTTTACCTTCCTTCTTCTGACGATATTGCTGAAGCTattgatagaaaattaaaaccaaaaattaatatcCCCAACCACTCACATTCACTATCTGTTTTGTTGATAAGATATCAGGGAAAAGGAAACTAGCATAATTTCCAAATCCTAGGGAAcccaattgaaaaatatagctCAGCTCGAATTTCCCAGTTTTAAGAACAGTAAACAAAATACATGATATTaaaactttatctttttttttttttacagatcTTCAGCTTTAATATCCTAACAACCAAACAATGATTCAGCAACCCATGTTTTAATCACACCCgacaaaaaatattcaaaaaccCTGGTGCTACATTTGCCCGATGAgataccaaaataaataatagaaaacacaaagcaaaaatCTTGTTTCTACTAATTTTATTTCCACTCCTTCAAACAAAGTAACCAGCTCAGTTGCCCCCAAACAGTTATCGAACTAAAACTTAactataatacaaaattaacttaattaTGAACTCGATCATATCATAaaaccaaagaaacaaaacctATATCCTTTCTTTTCCTACAATTTCTAAGCAACCAAACACGAAATAACAACAgtttcaaacacaaaaaatcccAAACTACATAGAATGAATAAACAAAGTAAATGAACAAGGACCTTTTTGCGGCCAGCAGCGAGCAGATCGGTACGGCTCTTGTTCTTGTCCATCTCCACACAAATCAAAACCACACACAAGTCTCGATCACCATTAGAGACTCCACCTCTTTACAATGCctagaacaacaacaaaaaaacgaATATTCAACATAAATAATCAAATGTCCATGTTTGTTGTTTGGTAGCAGAGAAAATTCTTATAAGACTCAACTTTCAAGTGCCTATTAACTCAAATAACTAGCTAATCATTATGAAcctgaaaattcaaaatctcaGTTTCGTGCATTTTTCCCACCGACCAAACAGAACGTTAAAAAGGAACTGATTCGAATTGTTCTACCAAATTAAACCCTAACTATCAATCAAACGGTAAATTGTTTGAAAACGAAAACAATTTGATTCGTGAAACATCGAAAACAGACATTGATTTTtcgaaatgaaatgaaaaacctACCTCAATATTTGGCTTATAGCTTGGCTCGATCTATTCGAATAGTGCAAATGCAAAATTGATTTTGCTTTTGCTTCGAAAAAACAACAGAGACTTGTTGGAGTGTGTGtgagtttttgttttatgcGTTTTTTCTTAGATCTAACGCAAGCTTCGTTTTCTCTGTAGGCTCTCACCTCTATAGGTAAAACGTCGAAATGGGCATGGCATAGTTGtaaataacacaaataaaacacaCTGTTTGTTCGGCACTGAGGGGCTGAGCCGGTTACGTTTGGTACTCAACCCAAATCTTACTCCCTAcctaaattttctctttttatatttccaaaataataatgtgaaagataaaaactattttacaaaatattttataaattgttaatgtggtgagtgattattagtaaatgaaaaaagtgatattaatgataAACCTAATTGAAAACTAATAAGATATTGGCCACattaacattttgtaaaaatattataaaataatttgtaattatagCATTACTTTtccaacaaaataaagaaatgtgtttctttttatttctcagtttgtgggtttttttataaataaataaaaatatatatatgcaaaactttgagaaaatttaattagattctacgattgaagttcaattttataacatgtgtcctaaattatttatttttaaagagagttttatttcttaattttataatcaaatatGGTAtcacattataaatatttatccaaATAAGTTATTGCTTACAAAATCAaaagagtctagaattaatgaacataaataaataaatggtcaatttatattttctacctaataatattcttacaaaactttttaaagtgttagaaaaaacataagaatgactatcaataatatttaaattatatacgtaaaaattatactatgcatcttaatgtatatcttttaagtatatataaaaatttatccaTACATAAAGGATAAATTTTTCACATGTAACTCCAAAAATCACCCATATCGGtctatgtaaatttttttttttttttaaagaaaaaaaagatgtgaGATACTGTAAGAGACTTGCAAAAAATTTCATGTCTATTTTAACatgagaaccttttttttttttttttttacctagccaattttcaaaaacaagattatatattttacattacatttcattaaaatgtttttttaaccaattctatattactctctctctatatatatatatatatatatatataagtaaagaagtattaaaatatatatttgcatGTGAATAGATTTAGATTTATCAGTCTCGTATTTGTGACATTCATTACCTGCTTAATTTTGATGCTTCTTAGTTATGTGTTGTTTCTATGAAAATGTaatgtcctatgggctctaaCTGAAAGTATGTACTGAATCTTGCATCATACACTTCTTCACTTGGTTCCAGTTTTCAGCTTTAGTAAAAGcaattttttcaagaatttcaCCACAATATTGTTGTTTGAGGTAGTTGGGTACTATAAGTCTAATTTCATTTTGGCCTTATATCACTAGGTAAGATCTGCAATT
This region includes:
- the LOC126707939 gene encoding trans-Golgi network-localized SYP41-interacting protein 1 isoform X5 encodes the protein MEETYCEAEQTGEPGEVSASDGTLLSDGFSASVSTLQEADRISAVNPSMTNWQRLEIAPDSSYGENSNMTFQSGDYGKGREEKVQTDLDNRTAAEGYNQQYMPDESFMPEGESLERPEKKMASLAGGWTVSPVADMSATSLLQLAELIRGLNEEEFRFLLKSRESITNAELGSGSFTFAEYGFTDLLERLKEELYLTYFTKDIFHLQLAEQSELQMGLDHQQRQLVDELSLLNASLNEVREKNQFLVEELAQCRSELQFVTTRREELQDQFLIAKAEVEEFSARACELQNSLERSEGDLLIRLTELADCKSLVAALQVENNNLEGTISSVNEERNKLVDEKEFLFRENGKLLIELADSKSLMAALQVESSSLNESLASVMDERKKLEEDKKHLSHEKEKQSIELADCKALVAALQEENGNLSGSLALETQQRSKLEEEKEHLFLENERLNTELLALQERLSTDHGERMKVEVDLKEVTMRLEQVTGENIYLHSSLDTLKAKIGEIDSQQTQIACQVGEAGNEVSLEVRSRGHESGADYEDSHKILGKQDSEVYSPVLETPLSDGLAVEPPLELPEQVVFDDSFGFVALKGHLEEAEKILQKLEKAIEGMHSHSAFLSRSAGKVAAPGVSKLIQAFESKVQLDEQEEEERALTENQSPEDLFTVTKEQTGNLRALLKQLGVGAEDASILLKGERDGRKIANAMFEELRDEHEALKEHSNNLEAANIELGVLCEALKEHVGDVEAKNGELEVLYESLKQHDINLRAENSKLGGKLRGYQSRISELQSQLYDFQHSSNEIASVIGSQLENLQKEADERVLILEQDWNSTVTQILDAVGKLDKSIGEDFTSTISTGTHNGLDISSRVAASVNVANELIEALQGKLQAAQTDHEAICTLYKEANEKSGDLHGKNELAIGILSRMHGKLWELVISSCGSVEESEKNVQIEKLLDPLDYSEYKTLLDQLENSLDEKLQLKSVNSKLTAELINRAEEFEEMNRRCLNLNAIHKLIEDVEDVLKLDEAEINLDATPALRLEFLVSVLVQKFKEADVQVGLSREQFGYKMMELTELQDKIHQLEALTFEHENEIPILRDSLRLAEEAFIATRSELQEKISELEQSDQRVSSIREKLGIAVAKGKGLVVQRDGLKQSLAETSSELERCLQELQLKDTKLQEVETKLKTYSEAGERVEALESELSYIRNSATSLRESFLLKDSVLQRIEEILEDLDLPEHFHSRDIIEKIDWLARSATGNSVPLTDWDQKSSAGGGSYSDAGFVGIDAWRDDVQPSSNSGDDLRRKLEELQNRFYGLAEQNEMLEQSLMERNNLVQRFEELLDRIDIDMPSQFRSAEPEDRIEWLGKALLEAQHERNSFREKIDNFENYCGSLSADLEESQRRTSGLEADLQAVTQEREHLSERFEILAHEHEKLSAKTIEADLQAVTQEREHLSERFEILAHEHEKLSAETVEFKLENEKLQHEVTGLKDKLVDQLGNEERIVSIEGEIRRLQDLVSDALQESGTKDLVSGTGSIHCLEELLRKLIENYTNLSSMNPVLGDVADTDHAKNSNITLDEARSINSHDSRELDIAVPNKELEEAMRELMHVTEERDRYMEKQQSLICEVEALGRRKEELQELLSQEEQKSASVREKLNVAVRKGKSLVQQRDSLKQTIEEKNTEVELLKSQITHWENALAEYEQKFRDLSAYPERVEALESERLLLRNHLTETEHYLQEKEHMLSMILNILNGIDVGGEVNNSGDPVERLEQLGKLVSDLDAAVASSEQQSRKSKRAAELLLAELNEVQDRNDVLQEELAKAANEVAELTKERDLTEAAKLEAISRLEKLSDVRSEERKNQLSEFMRIKSILNQLRKGFHDVKNLQGDVFSKDLEFLHNLEVGVESFLKADKAKLVVAPLFTVSDGAISRISDKKENFLSMDSWLDSKTGGHFDENVVFETCHFVVDHLQEFMTEIGDLKEKFSKHSVSLHEQSSSLSKLMEIVLGEMNSQKESFEAMKRDMVHIDSVEKEKGMELILLRKNIAVLYEACASSVVEIENRRVDLVGNNMAAGDLGLNLRSTSVDGEFPFSGPAQLSSEESIRTMADKLVLAVRDFASLKAETVAGSQKELKITIANLQKELQEKDIQKERICMELVGQIKEAEAAATSYSLDLQSSIARVHDLEKQVEVIERERNLLEQKVKELQDAQATSTELQEKVQSLTDVLAAKDQEIEALMQALDEEEVQMEDLTNKMEEMEKVVQQKNLDLKNLDASRGKALKKLSITVTKFDELHHLSESLLAEVEKLQAQLQDRDAEISFLRQEVTRCTNDVLVASQMSSKRTSDEIHEFLTWFELIVAQAEVHDVHLDDKNSNDVHEHKEILQKKVFSIILELENLRAAAQSKDMLLQVERSKVEELTRKEEFLEKSLHEKESRLNLLEGVGESERATSMTSEILEVEPVINKRTVPGTSIAPQVRSLRKGNNDQVAIAIDMDPGSSGRLEDEDDEKVHGFKSLTTSRIVPRFTRPVTDMIDGLWVSCDRALMRQPALRMGIIIYWAILHALLATVMI